AAGTAAATATATTAAATGCTATCACGGCTGGGATTGCTACTAGAAGCCCCGCGATTGTTGTAATAAGCGCCTCAGCAAGACCGGGGGCAACTACGGCAATATTCGCGCTCGATTGACTTCCGATCTCCCAAAAACTCTGAGTAATACCCCATACAGTGCCAAGTAAACCGAGAAATGGAGATACGCTTGCTGTCATAGCAAGAAAATCGACACTACGCTCTTCTCTTTCGAGCGCCTCCTCGACAGTAGCCTCGGCGCATTGTGTAAGACCCTCGAATAAAGCCGCTCTCGAGCTTTCCTCGATTTTAGATGATCCGGCAAAAAACTGAGGTCCCATTTCTTGGCGTATATTCTCAATAACCAGCGCAATTGGATGATCGCGCATTGGAAGATTAAGGCGCATTATCTCGACTCCCCTATGGTTGCCGATAAGCTTCATAATCCTTTGCCCTTTTTTGGTTAATTTGCTAAAGCGACGGATTTTGCTAACTATAATGGCCCATGAATAACCGGATAATCCTAAAAGAACAAGTAGAATAAACTTACCGAAGAAACCGGAGTTCATTATCATTTGCCATGTGTTACCTATCATGGACCCGCTCATTGTCAACTCCTAAACAACATTAATTAAACGCCATAACATTCAGTAAATAAGAAAGTTACGATTTATATACTAGCGATTTTCATGCCATTCCATTTGTGTTGCCAGTAAACTCGTCTGTCATCTCTTCACCAGTGTCGGCATCCAGAATGATATAATCATCGGGACTCAATACCGGATCAGCAAAGCATTCCAGGCGCACTTTGTATGCCGCCTCGAGTTCCTTGAGGCGTTCAGCTTTTTCTGCGAAAAGCTCCCCTGCTACAACCGGATGAACAATAATGATGAAATTCTTAGTTCTCGATGAAACTGCACGCATAAGCCAACGTTCTATTCTTGCAATAATAGTTACCGCTGAGAAAACGACACCGAGACCTCCACATGTAGGGCATGTATCGGAAATCCTCTCGACAACGCTCTGCTGGACTCTCTGACGTGTTAAAATAACAAGCCCGAAATCGTTCACATCGAGTATCTTATGCCTAGCCCTGTCATCGGACATTGCTTTTCTGAAGGTATCAATTAATGTTTGGCGATTTTTCTCGTATTCCATATCGATAAAATCGATAACAATGATTCCTCCTAGATCGCGAAGCCTTATTTGTCGGGCTATTTCGTCCACTGCAGCAAGATTAACCTGCAGAAGATTATCTTCGTAGGTTTTTCCTTTTCCGACGTTCCTACCTGAATTTACGTCTATCGATATAAGGGCTTCAGTATTGTCGATAACAATGTAAGCCCCTTTTCTAACCCAAATCTTACGCTTAAGCATATTCTCTATTTGAGTTTCGACATCGAAGGCATCGAAAATCGGCTTTTTTCCCCTATAGAGTTTTATTCTATCTTTAAGACTTGGAACGACCTTTTGGGTATAAGCCTTGATTTTTTCATATTCCGTTTTTGAATCCACCACGAATTCGTTCATATCCATAGAGAAAAGGTCACGCACCATCCCTGCGGCCATCCCAGTATCTCTATACATAAGCGCCGGGGCCTCGAACACTTCTGTTTTTTGCTTTATCTTGTCCAAATCCTTAACAAGATACTCCAGATCTCGAGCTAGAGCTTTTTTATCCTGACCTTCGGCGACAGAGCGGCCTATAAGACCCGCTCCCTCGGGTTTCATATCGCGAATAATTTTTCTAATACGATAGCGATCTCGCTGAGACCTGATTTTTCTAGACACGCCAACATGTTTCTGTCCGGGCATCAATACTAGAAAGCGCCCCGCAAGGCTGATTTCAGTAGTGCATCTAGGACCTTTAGCCCCCATAGGTTCTTTCGTTATTTGAACCAGAATTTCATCGCCCGCAGTGAGCCATTCTTTGATATTGTCATTTTTAAACTGGCTCCTTTTCCGAGGACGAACTCTTTGTTGGCTATCTTCTTCTTCTTCTATCTCGCTATCGGAAAACGGATCATATCTGGCAACATCGGAGATATGCAGAAACGCACGTTTCTCCATACCTATGTTTATAAAAGCCGACTGTATTCCCGGAAGAACCCTTTCGACTTTGCCCTTATATATATTCCCCACCATACGGCGTTGGTCAGGTCTTTCAACAAGCAATTCAACTAATTTGCCGTCTTCGAGTATAGCAATACGAGATTCATGAACCTGTTTATTTACAATAATTTGAGTATTCATTTTTAATAATAACCTTTTATTAAGTGGTATGTTCGCTTAAGCGAACATTATTTGTTAAACTTTCCAATAATCTTTCTATTTCCCCAACATCAACTGTAGTATCGAAACATGGGCCATTAGGGCGTTGGTTCGGAACTCCGAACACCGGTATGGGATGAGAATCGATTATCCCGGAAGATAGATCTCTTCCGCACGCTACTGCAACAATTAGCGTAGGCCCATAATCGCTCACAACCTTACGGGCGAGCGTCCCACCGGTAGCCACTCTTATAGCCGAAGTATATTTATCTCCAAGTTCTGCAATTTCCGCAATGACACATTTACCGCAGCGTTTACAATTCTCTATATCGTGAGTTATGCGCCATTGGCATTCGTGAAATTGTAAACAATGAGGTAAGAGAATAAGAATCCTTTCTGTCGAAAGACGCTCACGCTGCGCCCATAATAGTGCATTGTTAGCATCGACAAAAGCTTCCATAAGATTTATTTTCTCAAAACCGAGTAATCCTCCGAGTTCGAGGACTACTGGGAATAAAACCCTCATAGTAACAGATTTACCATTATGAGGGTAGAGAACATCAAATCCGGTAAATGCAGTGAAGGTTATAAGCAACAACCCGCCGCCAACAATTAATATACCGAGCCCTAAAAGTGCCCAGAGAACAATAACCAAGGTGCTAATAGATCTTATTCTTGGATAAATCAGATACATCGTTGCCAAGGAAATAGCTACAACAATCATAAAAGCCAACCATGAAAGACCGATAAATAGTCCCTTGCGGTTCTTCAAGCAAAAACCTCCCCTAACTTCAATTTACACCCACATAAAAACGATCCACAGTCCATTGCTTTTTTGCCCGGAGCTTGAATCTTAAGAATCTTTAAAGCCCCTTTGCCGCATGCAACAACTAAAGCGGTTTTTGCATCGCACTCAATTATTTCGCCCGGTTTGCCTGATTTTTCTATAGGCAGAGCTTTGAGTATCTTATATCTTTGTTCGTTCAATTCCGTCCATGCTCCAGGAGTAGGCGATAATCCTCTAATTAAATTATGGAGCATATAAGCGCTTTTATTCCAATTTATTCGGCAAATCTCGGTATTTAGCTTTGGAGCTTTCGTGGCAAGCAAAGAATCCTGCTTGAAACTTTTATAATGACCTGAACCAACCGATTCTAAAGATTCTAATAGCACTTCGGATGCAACTGGAATAACCTTCGAAAAAAGCTCTTCATAATTCTCATCGAATCCCACAGGAATAGACCTCGATAGGATAATTTCACCGGTATCTACCTTATCATCGAGAAGAAATGTTGTTACACCGGTTTCCTCACAACCCTCGATCAATGCCCAGCGCACAGGTGCAGGGCCTCTTAGTTTAGGCAATAGTGAAGGGTGAACATTCAAGGTTCCAAGGCGCGGAGCTGTAAAAACCCTTCGAGGAAGTATTTTAAAGGATACTACAACACCAATATCGGCATTCAAATTTTTAAGCTCAGCAGCGAAGCTTTCGTCTTTTAGGTTATCTGGAAGGAAAAGCAGAAGGTCTTTTTCCATGGCCAGTTTTTTCACTGCTGTTGGGACAGCTTTATGCCCGCGCGAAACGGGTTTATCTGGAAGAGTAACCACACCAGCTATTTCATGCCCTGCAGAAATAATAGAGGAAAGCATCGAACATGAAAACTCAGTTGTCCCAAAGAATAAAATCTTCATGTGGCGTTATATTCCCTAGCAATTCTTTTAAGTTCTTTACTCAAAAGAGCTTTCTTTATTTGTGGAAGGTGGTCGATAAAAACAACCCCATTTAGATGGTCTATCTCGTGAGATAGAATTTCTGCAAGCATGCCCTCTCCCTCGAACTCGATCTCTCCTTCGCCGTAAATATGAGTCCTAACCTTGACCTTAAAGGGTCTTTCAATTTTGATATACAATTCAGGGAAGGACAAACAACCTTCCTCATATAATACGGTATCCTTACTCGTTTCTAGTATCTCGGGATTAATAAGCGCCTTTACCTCCGAATATTCATCTTCTTTTGGAAAAGCAACAAGGCAAATTCTTCTGTCACTGTTTACTTGATTTGCAGACAGCCCCAAACCCTGATGTTCATTGAGTTTTTCGAGCATTTTTTCAATAAACCTAGAAGTTTCTTCTGATTCTGGATTTTCGACTTCGATTGTCCTTTTCCTTAGAATTGGATTACCCCAGTAACAAAAGGTGAGTTTATTTGGATACTCGTCAGGCATTCGTTTCGCCAACCTTACCAGAGATATATGTTTTCCCAACTTCCGCTTTGAAATTTTCACCGAATTTCAGTGTAATGATATCATCTGCTACTCCAATTACCGACCCAATGAGACCACCAGCAGTGATAACCCTGTCGCCTTTTTGAAGCGAGTTGATCATCGTGTCGTGTTCTTTCTGTTTCTTCGATTGTGGCCTTATGAACAGAAAATAGAACACAACAAAGATTAGAATAAACGGCAAAAACGACAGAATAGGATTACCCTGTGGAGCACCATCCGTCTGACCTGTTACTGCTGCCATTAATGATATTAATGCGTTTAGCATATTGAACTACCTTTCGTTTTAGATTTCATGTTCTAGTGATTGTTCGAGTTCCGGAGAAGCTATAGACACTGCGAATTTAACATTCCCTCCGGCTGATTTAACCGTTGACGCCAGCTCTCGGGTAGTGGCGCCGGTTGTTATTACATCGTCGATAATGACGAAAGTCCTATTTGTTAGCTGAAGTTTTGCCTCAAAAGCGCCGGAAACATTATTCTGACGTTCCACGACATTAAGTTTTGTTTGCGTTCCAGTATTTCTAATCCTCTTGATAGCCTTTCTCTCCACATATATACCAAATTCGCTACCCAACCTCTCAGCGATTATTTCGCTTTGATTGTAACCCCGCGAGCGTTTTTTTACCGGATGAAGAGGAACAGGTAAAAAAGCATCCACACCTTCGAAAAGTTCTATGTCCAACAATTCAGCCATTACACTTCCTATATGATGGCCAACGTCAATTCGACCACCATACTTCAATAAATGAATCATCTCACGCGTAATCTCATTAAAATGCAACACTGGCAAAAGAAAGCAATCCATTTCTTCACCACAATTGGGACATCCAGTCGTTTGTTCAATGATTTTTCCACAATTTGAGCATCTCGCGGTAAGATTTATCTCAAACTCAAAACCACACTTCTTGCAAATAGGACCATCTTCTGTTCTAACACCGCACAATGCACATGAACGAGGGAAAAATAAATCTCTTACACCTGTTCCCATAGCTTTTATTTCACTAAGAACACTCAATGCTTTTTCCTCGCCCGCGATGACCCAATTACAAACATAATAGCGCTAAAAAATAGAAGCCCAAATAGGATTATCTCATTAACTGTCAGCATAATAGGGCCAACATAACCAATTATCTGTTCCACTTCGTAGGTTCTGAATTGATCGACGGCAAAACGATCTATCGAATAGAAAATAAAAACTAACCAAGATGTGTAGCCATCGAAATAATGCCATCTCTCCATCCATAAAACCACAAAAAACAGTATAAAACCGGCAG
The nucleotide sequence above comes from bacterium. Encoded proteins:
- a CDS encoding Rne/Rng family ribonuclease codes for the protein MNTQIIVNKQVHESRIAILEDGKLVELLVERPDQRRMVGNIYKGKVERVLPGIQSAFINIGMEKRAFLHISDVARYDPFSDSEIEEEEDSQQRVRPRKRSQFKNDNIKEWLTAGDEILVQITKEPMGAKGPRCTTEISLAGRFLVLMPGQKHVGVSRKIRSQRDRYRIRKIIRDMKPEGAGLIGRSVAEGQDKKALARDLEYLVKDLDKIKQKTEVFEAPALMYRDTGMAAGMVRDLFSMDMNEFVVDSKTEYEKIKAYTQKVVPSLKDRIKLYRGKKPIFDAFDVETQIENMLKRKIWVRKGAYIVIDNTEALISIDVNSGRNVGKGKTYEDNLLQVNLAAVDEIARQIRLRDLGGIIVIDFIDMEYEKNRQTLIDTFRKAMSDDRARHKILDVNDFGLVILTRQRVQQSVVERISDTCPTCGGLGVVFSAVTIIARIERWLMRAVSSRTKNFIIIVHPVVAGELFAEKAERLKELEAAYKVRLECFADPVLSPDDYIILDADTGEEMTDEFTGNTNGMA
- a CDS encoding ComF family protein, which translates into the protein MSVLSEIKAMGTGVRDLFFPRSCALCGVRTEDGPICKKCGFEFEINLTARCSNCGKIIEQTTGCPNCGEEMDCFLLPVLHFNEITREMIHLLKYGGRIDVGHHIGSVMAELLDIELFEGVDAFLPVPLHPVKKRSRGYNQSEIIAERLGSEFGIYVERKAIKRIRNTGTQTKLNVVERQNNVSGAFEAKLQLTNRTFVIIDDVITTGATTRELASTVKSAGGNVKFAVSIASPELEQSLEHEI
- the fmt gene encoding methionyl-tRNA formyltransferase, with product MKILFFGTTEFSCSMLSSIISAGHEIAGVVTLPDKPVSRGHKAVPTAVKKLAMEKDLLLFLPDNLKDESFAAELKNLNADIGVVVSFKILPRRVFTAPRLGTLNVHPSLLPKLRGPAPVRWALIEGCEETGVTTFLLDDKVDTGEIILSRSIPVGFDENYEELFSKVIPVASEVLLESLESVGSGHYKSFKQDSLLATKAPKLNTEICRINWNKSAYMLHNLIRGLSPTPGAWTELNEQRYKILKALPIEKSGKPGEIIECDAKTALVVACGKGALKILKIQAPGKKAMDCGSFLCGCKLKLGEVFA
- the yajC gene encoding preprotein translocase subunit YajC; translation: MAAVTGQTDGAPQGNPILSFLPFILIFVVFYFLFIRPQSKKQKEHDTMINSLQKGDRVITAGGLIGSVIGVADDIITLKFGENFKAEVGKTYISGKVGETNA
- a CDS encoding MotA/TolQ/ExbB proton channel family protein — protein: MSGSMIGNTWQMIMNSGFFGKFILLVLLGLSGYSWAIIVSKIRRFSKLTKKGQRIMKLIGNHRGVEIMRLNLPMRDHPIALVIENIRQEMGPQFFAGSSKIEESSRAALFEGLTQCAEATVEEALEREERSVDFLAMTASVSPFLGLLGTVWGITQSFWEIGSQSSANIAVVAPGLAEALITTIAGLLVAIPAVIAFNIFTSQMRAIAGDVSSFSKRFVNQLKREL
- a CDS encoding DUF116 domain-containing protein; the encoded protein is MKNRKGLFIGLSWLAFMIVVAISLATMYLIYPRIRSISTLVIVLWALLGLGILIVGGGLLLITFTAFTGFDVLYPHNGKSVTMRVLFPVVLELGGLLGFEKINLMEAFVDANNALLWAQRERLSTERILILLPHCLQFHECQWRITHDIENCKRCGKCVIAEIAELGDKYTSAIRVATGGTLARKVVSDYGPTLIVAVACGRDLSSGIIDSHPIPVFGVPNQRPNGPCFDTTVDVGEIERLLESLTNNVRLSEHTT
- the def gene encoding peptide deformylase yields the protein MPDEYPNKLTFCYWGNPILRKRTIEVENPESEETSRFIEKMLEKLNEHQGLGLSANQVNSDRRICLVAFPKEDEYSEVKALINPEILETSKDTVLYEEGCLSFPELYIKIERPFKVKVRTHIYGEGEIEFEGEGMLAEILSHEIDHLNGVVFIDHLPQIKKALLSKELKRIAREYNAT